The Candidatus Hydrogenedentota bacterium genome contains the following window.
CACGCCGACGCATACCGAAAAAATGTGCCCGAAGGGCAAATAAGGGCGGCACGCTCGCGCGTTAATTAACAGGGGGTGTTTGCGCCGCGCGCGGTCCGGCGCATAGAATTCTGCCGGACGCGGCGGCGCGGAGCGCCCCGCGCGAACCATGGAGACGCACATGGAGGAGTTTTCCCCCGCAACGGTGCCGGTCGCCCTCGGCGACCGGTCCTACACCATCCACATCGGCGTGGACAACCTCGGACTGCTCCGGGACTTCCTGGAGTCGGACCGCGCCCCGCGCGGCGCCGTCGGGCTGGTGACGGACACGAACGTGGGGCCGCTCTACGCGGAACGGGTCGTTGAACAAGTCCGCGCAGCGGGCCGCGACTGCGCTGTCCATGTCATGCCCGCGGGCGAGGAGGCCAAGTGTCTTGACCGCGTCGGCGAAATCTGCGGCGCATTTCTCGGCGCGGGCCTGGACCGCGCCGGGCTGCTCGTCGCCCTCGGCGGCGGCGTGGTCGGCGACATCGCGGGCTTCGCCGCCGCCGTCTTCATGCGCGGCGTCCCCTTCGTCCAGATTCCCACCACCATTGTCGCCCAGGTGGACTCCAGTGTCGGCGGCAAGACCGGCGTGAACCACCCCCTCGGAAAGAACACCATCGGCGCGTTCCACCAGCCCGCCGCCGTCATCATGGACATGTCCCTCCTCGACACCCTGCCCCCCCGCGAACTGCGCGCGGGCATGGCCGAAGTCATCAAGCACGGGGTCATCGCAGACCCCGCCCTCTTCGCGCGACTCGAGGGCGACGCACCGGCCATTCTCGCCATGAGCCGCGCGGCCCTCCGCCTGCCCGTGGTGCGCTCCTGCGAAATCAAGGCCGCCGTCGTGGCCGAGGACGAGCGCGAGCACGGAAAACGCGCCAACCTCAACTACGGCCACACCTTCGGACACGCCATCGAGACCGTCAGCGGTTATTCCCGGTTTCTCCACGGCGAGGCCGTCGCCCTCGGCATGTGCGCCGCCGGCGAGCTCGGGCGGCTGCTGGGCATGGTTGACGGCGCGTTCACCGCGCGCCAGCGCGCCTGCTGCGAGGCCTTCGGCCTCCCCGTGTCCTGGCCGGAAATGCCCCTCGACGAGACACTGGCCGCCATGAAACGCGACAAAAAAGCCCGCGCGGGAACGCTCAAGTTCATTGTGCCCGCAGGGCTCGGTTCTGTGGAGCAGCGGACGGATATCACGCCGGAAATGGCGCGGGAGGCCCTGCGGGTCCTGCTCTGATCCGCACCGTCCGGAAACACACAAGGTGACATGACATGCTCTTTGGCGGAGACAACGCGGAAAGTTACTACGACGAGGGCCTGACCGCCGCCATGAAGGGTGACCTTGAGACGGCCGTCGCCCATTTCAACCGGGCCACGCAGCTCGACCCAACCTTTGCCACGGCGTGGTACCAGTTGGGCCGATGCCTCCTGCGCCAGGGCGCCACCGGCGAGGCCGCCGCCGCCCTGGAAAAGGCCCTCGCCCTGTCCCCCGGCATGACCGTGGCCCGCATCGAGCTCGGTTACGCCCTCTTCAAGGCCGGAAACACGGACCAGGCAAACCGTGTCTTCGCACAGGTCCTCGACGAGAAACCGGACACGCCGCGCGCGATTCTCGGGCTCGGATACTGCGCCTATCAGGCGAAGAACTGGGACACCGCCATGGCCCTCGCCGACCGCGCCGCCTCGGGCACCTCGGACCGCTTCGAGGCACTCTTCCTCAGCGGCCGCGCGGCCCACATGATGCGCCTGAAGGAGGCCGCCCTCGACCGCCTCTTCGCGGCGGACGCCCTCATTGACCGCCTCATCGAGGCAAGCCCCGATCAGCCCGAGGGCTACTACCTGCGCGGCCAGATTTACTTCCTCACCGGCGAGTACGCAAAAGCCCTCGAGCATTTCAACGCCGCCATGGATCGGTCGCAGCCAGGACGCCGATACGCCGTGTACAACGAGATTTTCGACCAGGTGGAAATTCTCGCCGGTCAGGGCTGGTGCCACAAACAGATGGGCGACACGGAGGCGGCCCGCGGGGCCGGCCTGCGCATCCTGGAACTCAAACCCGGAAGCCGGCGCGGAAAATGGCTGACCGGCGAGGCGGACGCCTGACGGCGACGCGGTGGAGGATGGACCGTGAGTGACCTGAACATGCAGTTGGTCCGGGAGTTCTTCGAGCTCAACCGGTTTTACGTGCTGCCCCACTGGCGGCACGACGAGCTCTCCAAATCCCCCGAAAACACCTCCCTGCTCTTCGTCGAGCAGCCCCGGCCCGACCCCGCCGTCACGCCCGGCTTCCTGCTCCAGCCCGGCGAGGTGGCCTCCCTGCGCAGGGCCGTCGTCGAGGTCCGCGCATGGCACGCGGACCGCTTCTACCCCTCCGTGATCGAGTCCAGTCCCATCCTCGGACGGGTCGCCTCCCCGGAAATCCGCGACCTCGCCGCCGGCGTATTCGACGCCGACGACTTCAGCACCGTCCTCGTCGTCTCCGAGTTCGCCGCCTCGCCCCGGCCCCGCGCCCGCGCCCTGGAACTCCTCCAGACCCTCGGCATAAACCATGTCATCGAGTTTTCCATGATGCTCGGGGACCTGCTCAACCGCGTCAGCACCCAGGGTAACTACGCCCCCTCGCAGACCCTCCAGACCATGCGCCTCCTGAAACGCTACCAGTTCATCCGCCGCCAGCAGCTCGAAATGATTTTCACCGGCCCCCCCGCGGAGTACCCGCCCCGCACCGCGCCCCATCGCCCCGGGGACGACGACGACTGAGCACCCTTCCCCGGCCACCATGTCACCCCGTCACCCCGTCACCCTGTCCACCCTGTCACCCTGTCACCCTGACACCCTGTCACCCTGTCACCCTGTCCCATCCGTCCCATCCGTCCCATCCGTCCCATCCGTCCTATCCGTCCGATCCGTCCGATCCGTCCGATTTCCCCCCCCCAAAAAAAATCTGGCCCGCCGCGTATTGCCGCGGCGGGCCCGAACCTCCATCAAAGCCACCCCTTGACGAGTGGGCGTGATTGGTCGTCTGTCTAGTCCAGGGATATGGCCTGCGTGGGGCACACGTCAACGCACGCGCCGCAATCCGCGCAGTCGTCCTCTTTCACCTTGGCCTTGCCCTCTTCAGTCATCTCAATCGCTTCCGTGGGGCATTCTGTCACGCAGTCGCCGCAGCCCGCGCAAAGGTCCGTGTCTACTTTCGCCGCCATTGTACGCATCCTCCTGTTAGGGATTTTATCGTGGTTTCGGACACACCAAAGGCCCGTTTCTGGTCTCCGGTGGCCGTATTATTCCACAATTCTCCCCGGCGGGGGTAACTTGTGGCCAAATTCCTGTTAAGCAAGCCTAACAAGCCATTTCCACTGGCAACCCGCGCCTGCATGGATACTTGCGAGCAATCCGGGCGGACGCCGCGTTAGGAATCCCCGCCAAGCTGCTCCAGGATGAACTGGTACGCCCGATGGCGCACGGCGTCAGGAAAATCGTGGCCCGCCTCCGGATACTCCACCCGGAGCCGCCCCTCCGCGCCGGACTGGGCGTAAACCCCGCGCGCCGCCGCAACACAATCCCGCACCCCGTCCACCGCAAAGTTTTCGTCATGGACCGGCGCGTTGATGAACACCGCCCTGGGCGCGATCGCACCAAGCACCCCCGGAAAGTCAAAGGGCATCCGCGCCGGGTCCTTGCCGAACTCCGACGCGATGGCCGGCATGTACCCGTCATGGGTCCAGCCCGTCAGGTCGCCCCCGTAATATTTCGCGAAGGACGTGAACCCGCAACTGCTCACCAGCACCTTCAGCCGCGTGTCGAACACCCCCAAAAACAGGGTGTTGTGACCGCCCAGCGAGTGGCCGATGCAGCCGATGCGCCCCGGCGCCACCTCCGGCAGGGACGCCAGCAAATCCACGCACCGCAGATGGTTCCAAATCCCCTTCATGGTCGCGCTCTTGTATCCCCGCGCGTACAGTTCGGCCCGCGCCGCCGCATAGTCGCCAAAGCCGGGATAGTCCGGAGCAAGCGCCACAACGCCGCGTTCCGCCAGCTCCTGCGCGTAATTGCGGTTGCTTTGCTCCCCGCGGCCCGTGACCACGGCCTTGCCCAGGGGCGAGGTCGGATGCAGGCAGAGCATGGCGGGCGCAGGGCCTTTCAAACCCTTCGGCACCAGAAGATGCGCCGGAAGCCTGTCCCACGACTCCACCGAAACAAGGATGGTCTTTTGAACATAACCGGAAAACTCCGTCTCCGACACCACCTCCATTTCCGGCGCCGCACTTCGGTCAAGGAC
Protein-coding sequences here:
- the aroB gene encoding 3-dehydroquinate synthase; the encoded protein is MEEFSPATVPVALGDRSYTIHIGVDNLGLLRDFLESDRAPRGAVGLVTDTNVGPLYAERVVEQVRAAGRDCAVHVMPAGEEAKCLDRVGEICGAFLGAGLDRAGLLVALGGGVVGDIAGFAAAVFMRGVPFVQIPTTIVAQVDSSVGGKTGVNHPLGKNTIGAFHQPAAVIMDMSLLDTLPPRELRAGMAEVIKHGVIADPALFARLEGDAPAILAMSRAALRLPVVRSCEIKAAVVAEDEREHGKRANLNYGHTFGHAIETVSGYSRFLHGEAVALGMCAAGELGRLLGMVDGAFTARQRACCEAFGLPVSWPEMPLDETLAAMKRDKKARAGTLKFIVPAGLGSVEQRTDITPEMAREALRVLL
- a CDS encoding tetratricopeptide repeat protein, translating into MLFGGDNAESYYDEGLTAAMKGDLETAVAHFNRATQLDPTFATAWYQLGRCLLRQGATGEAAAALEKALALSPGMTVARIELGYALFKAGNTDQANRVFAQVLDEKPDTPRAILGLGYCAYQAKNWDTAMALADRAASGTSDRFEALFLSGRAAHMMRLKEAALDRLFAADALIDRLIEASPDQPEGYYLRGQIYFLTGEYAKALEHFNAAMDRSQPGRRYAVYNEIFDQVEILAGQGWCHKQMGDTEAARGAGLRILELKPGSRRGKWLTGEADA
- a CDS encoding 4Fe-4S binding protein; amino-acid sequence: MAAKVDTDLCAGCGDCVTECPTEAIEMTEEGKAKVKEDDCADCGACVDVCPTQAISLD
- a CDS encoding prolyl oligopeptidase family serine peptidase, with the protein product MVRAALIMACLMAAAAAAEEGGGAGVPDRAQTLAGMELAMGPLPVLDRSAAPEMEVVSETEFSGYVQKTILVSVESWDRLPAHLLVPKGLKGPAPAMLCLHPTSPLGKAVVTGRGEQSNRNYAQELAERGVVALAPDYPGFGDYAAARAELYARGYKSATMKGIWNHLRCVDLLASLPEVAPGRIGCIGHSLGGHNTLFLGVFDTRLKVLVSSCGFTSFAKYYGGDLTGWTHDGYMPAIASEFGKDPARMPFDFPGVLGAIAPRAVFINAPVHDENFAVDGVRDCVAAARGVYAQSGAEGRLRVEYPEAGHDFPDAVRHRAYQFILEQLGGDS